The sequence ATCTATGGCTAATCCGATGCCTAAACCAATAAATAATCCAGCTGGAATGAAAAACCTATTCGTATTCACCGTATAAATGTCCCCTTTTTATAGCAATCATTTATTAAATATTACAGTAATATATTTTATTCATATGTTACCATAAACTCATATCATAGAACATCAATGAGTAAAATAATTTTAAAATCTTCAGAACTATTTCAGTTTATTTAATTTGATAAATTTCTCTTATATGAAAAGACTGAACTATTTTAAAAAAAGAAAAAAACTGATAATAGAGGTTGATATCAAATACTTCTAAGTTATAATTGAAATCATAGTTGATGACTTAAACCTCAAAATATAAATAGTGTAAATAGATTGAGATTTCGTTTTATAGATTTAGAGAATCTTTTAATTGTTTAGTTTTAACCGTACTTACATAATAAAATACTATTATAAAAGTTTAAATTCGAAAAAAAAGGGGGGAGAAATTATGGGAAAAGCTCAATTAGCAGTAGATTCAAAGATGGATATTTCTAATTTACTTGAGGAAATTGACTCTATTGATGTAATGGAAGTATCTGAGTCTATGATGCTTTCTGAAACAGGAGCTACGAGTGGATCTAGTTCATCTGGAAGTACATCATGCTGTGGCTCATGTTCATGTGTTAGCTGTGGTGGTTGTACAAGCTGTGGTTAGTTTGTGTATTCATTTTTTAGAACGATTTCTGCACTCATATTATTAAAAGGAAAAGGTAGGGTGGGAACGATGGTAGTTCAAAAAAAAGAAAAAGTTGATTTTTCAACACTCCTAGAGGAAATTGACTCCATTGATGTAATGGAAGTATCTGAGTCTATGATGCTTTCTGAAACAGGAGCTACGAGTGGATCTAGTTCATCTGGAAGTACATCATGCTGTGGCTCATGTTCGTGTGTTAGCTGTGGTGCTTGTGCAAGTTGTGGTGGTTAGTAGGTAATTGGATAGAAGTTAGATGGGGCTGTTTCTAAATAACTTAGTCTACTTATTGACTCTTCAATATATGTTGGAATCTAAAAAAATTTGTCAATAAAAAACACGCAAGCTCCTATTTTGTTACAATTTGCTTAGACCGAACAAAAAGGAGTTGCGTGTAAATCACTTCTAACATACTACTACCAGATTTAATACTCATCCCAACAATTTGACTGAAAACTAACTTTTTAATAGTTAAATACGAACATTAAGGAGAGCAAGATATAAAATGAAGCTTTTCCCGTGGTATATCATGAGAAAGAACCCAATCTCATATAAAGATATGGAGGAATTTTCAAACGAAAAACTTGTTCAGAATATTCGTTATTATTTATCGCAATATCAAACATTTGTGATGAAAAGCAAAGAGATGGTTAAAGAGCTGGAAAATATCTTTGAACGTACGAAAAACAATAGGATTTTAAATTATAAAAGGCGCATTTATAATTTGAAGAACGTACATATAAATCAAGTGCCTGAAGAAATTGCGGAAATAACGACTAAATATAAAAAGATTTTTGATGAATTAATTCTTCAAGAAAAAAATCTAAAAGATACTTTCATAAAAACAGAAAAAGTACATAGAGAGAAATTATGGAATTTATTTAATGAAAATCGGGAAATTACAAACCCGCTCCCACTAGTAAATCATGAAATGTATCATAAACTAGGTAAATATCTAGAAACGCTGCCATGTAATCATAAAGCAAAGCATAGGAAACTAGATAGTACATTACTGCGAATTCTTGCATGCTCAGCATACAAAACAAGTCCATTTAGTTCTTTTACTGGAATTGAATTAAAGAAATTCGGTTCTTCTTTAAACGAAAAAAATGAAGAAAAAGTATACATACTAGAAATTAATTTCTATATACTACAGAAAATCATTCAACTTATTAGCCAAGATGAAGAATTAATTCCTCAGTTGACATATCGTTTTGCAGGAGTATCTTATAATAAGTCAAAGATGGATTTTATAATTCGACATGATATAAATAGAGGAAAAATATTCAACAATATTGAGCAGCATTTTACCTCATCTAATAATCCGATTTTTCAAGCGCTATCAACATATAAGGAGTCCCTAACCTACCAAGAAATCGTTGATGTTTTGTCTCAATTTATAAGTAAAGATAAGGCACATCTCTTATTTAAAGAAGGCTTTTTAAAGAAAGGAATTCTTTATCCAGATTTAGAGTTAGATGAGTACTCAGAGGATATTTTACAAGAGTTTTGGGATACCATATCTCGTCTTGATGTGAAATCAAGTAAACGAACAGTCATCTTAGAATCAATACAAAATATTTCTCAACGATTACATGAATATAAACATGTAACCTTTCAAAAACGTTTTCGAATTTATTCCTCCATTGCCAAAAGCCTTGCTCAAGTGGAACAACTATTTGATCATTCGTTTTCTAAAGAAAATATCTTTTATGAAGATTATCTAATCAGAAACTCACAAGAAACAATAGCGATTGAACCTTCATTATTAAAAGACATTTCTTACATTCAAAAACTAGCTATCTTAACGAGTATCCCTCTTCAATTCAGGTATGAATTTGCACATAAATATTATGACCTATATAAACAAAACTTGACTCCTATTGGAAAGGGAGAAATAAGAAAATTATACTTAGATGAAGTTATGAGGTTTAATAATTGGTCGAATGTTTTAGCCCCAGTAGATGGTTTGAAATCAAGAGGTGCAAAGGTTTTTGAGAAAGTAAAAGAGGAAATAAGAAAACATTTACTTGAACTTAAACAGCATGGAGAAACTGGTGAAATAGATAAAGAGAAAGTGGAACAATGGTTTGCTCATCTTATGCAAACGATGGATTTACGAATAACACCATTATCATCAACTGTCTTGTTTCAAAAAGCAGAGGATGACTATGTTTTAAATAAGTTATATGCAGGGAATCTTAAATTATTTATTCGCTATTTCCATTTCGAACGCGGAATATATCAAGATGAAGATTTTCAGAAGTATATCCAGACCATCTTTCCCAATAACTTATTGGAGATTAGAGAAGGATTTGGATTTAATGCGAATTATCATGAACGGTTTATTCATCATCGATTAATGATTCCATATAGTAAAACGCATACAAGGGATCAATCAGCAAAATCAAGTAAAAATTTATTATATAGATATAACCAACAAACAGAAATGGTAGACATTGTAGAACAATCTAATCCAGATTTCCCTTTAGCTATTGATTATATTGGCAGTTTAGTAGATTATATGTTACCACCGAGTATTCGAATGTTAACAACAGCTATATCTCCACGATTCGATGCTGAATTTTTTAATTTATGGGAAATACCTGAGCAGCTAGAGGGAAGCGTTGTCGATCATATCCCGCGTTTGAAACTTGGTATGTTAACAATTATTAGGGAGAAGTGGCTATTGTCTACGGAAAATATGGTAAAAGAAGAACATTCATCCGACTATGATAACTACGTTGCATTAATTGATATCTTTAAAGAAAATGAGTTGCCTTTGGAGTTTTTTGTAAGTAAATATATTACTAGAGAAACATTTGATTTCGCGAATTCTAATCGATCGGAAATGAAACCGCAGTATATGAATCTGTACTCTCCTTTATTTGTAAAAGAGTTTAAAAAGCTTATTAAAGAGGAGAAGTTTATTGTTTTAAAAGAATTTTACCCTAAACAATCCCACCATACACATAATATGGAGTACCAGATTGAGGTGAATTTAGAATGAAAGGCTTGGAAGATGTACAAGAAGTAAGGGCTTATTTTTTTGGTAATGAAATGCAAAAAAAGCAGGTTTATGAACAATTCGTTATCCCTTATTTTCAGAAAGCAAATATTCCATTCCATGCTGAGAGAGATTGGTATGGTGGGCCTAATTATCGAGTGGTAACAAAGGATAATAATCTTGATATCTCATTATTTAAAAAATCATTTGTAAATTATTGTTATGAACAGTTTGGAGTGTTAAATAAAGCGAAACTACAAGAAAATGTGAAAACATACGTAAAAAACACGGCAACGGTCTCACAAATGGAAAGAAGAGAGAATAAAGCGATATCTATTGAGCACCATTTACAAGTAGAGTACGATCTAATAGATAAAAACTATGTTAAGAAGAGATTTAATTCTTTCCATCACTTTCGCATTCATACGGAATTATTATTTATCATGCAAAAATTTATTAATAACCATATTCACGTCCTTTCATCTCTATCCAAAGAAAAACAGATGGAATATATGACAAGAGCATCTAAACAGACTATTCATATCATAG is a genomic window of Virgibacillus proomii containing:
- a CDS encoding thiazolylpeptide-type bacteriocin; amino-acid sequence: MGKAQLAVDSKMDISNLLEEIDSIDVMEVSESMMLSETGATSGSSSSGSTSCCGSCSCVSCGGCTSCG
- a CDS encoding thiazolylpeptide-type bacteriocin; this encodes MVVQKKEKVDFSTLLEEIDSIDVMEVSESMMLSETGATSGSSSSGSTSCCGSCSCVSCGACASCGG
- a CDS encoding lantibiotic dehydratase, with the translated sequence MKLFPWYIMRKNPISYKDMEEFSNEKLVQNIRYYLSQYQTFVMKSKEMVKELENIFERTKNNRILNYKRRIYNLKNVHINQVPEEIAEITTKYKKIFDELILQEKNLKDTFIKTEKVHREKLWNLFNENREITNPLPLVNHEMYHKLGKYLETLPCNHKAKHRKLDSTLLRILACSAYKTSPFSSFTGIELKKFGSSLNEKNEEKVYILEINFYILQKIIQLISQDEELIPQLTYRFAGVSYNKSKMDFIIRHDINRGKIFNNIEQHFTSSNNPIFQALSTYKESLTYQEIVDVLSQFISKDKAHLLFKEGFLKKGILYPDLELDEYSEDILQEFWDTISRLDVKSSKRTVILESIQNISQRLHEYKHVTFQKRFRIYSSIAKSLAQVEQLFDHSFSKENIFYEDYLIRNSQETIAIEPSLLKDISYIQKLAILTSIPLQFRYEFAHKYYDLYKQNLTPIGKGEIRKLYLDEVMRFNNWSNVLAPVDGLKSRGAKVFEKVKEEIRKHLLELKQHGETGEIDKEKVEQWFAHLMQTMDLRITPLSSTVLFQKAEDDYVLNKLYAGNLKLFIRYFHFERGIYQDEDFQKYIQTIFPNNLLEIREGFGFNANYHERFIHHRLMIPYSKTHTRDQSAKSSKNLLYRYNQQTEMVDIVEQSNPDFPLAIDYIGSLVDYMLPPSIRMLTTAISPRFDAEFFNLWEIPEQLEGSVVDHIPRLKLGMLTIIREKWLLSTENMVKEEHSSDYDNYVALIDIFKENELPLEFFVSKYITRETFDFANSNRSEMKPQYMNLYSPLFVKEFKKLIKEEKFIVLKEFYPKQSHHTHNMEYQIEVNLE